The following are encoded together in the Candidatus Poribacteria bacterium genome:
- a CDS encoding phytanoyl-CoA dioxygenase family protein: MNFEASAPIEVPKIVSDEQTQSFVENGYLVVPNLLTLDEIEELRQDTVTLAKGGHPCDTLKPIPDDVSDAEAISRILCIHQPHFVSPIIEKYVKHPKICGILSQIAAAHLPYWDGSVKCMQSMLFVKPPNFQGQAWHQDEIYIPTRDRSLIGAWIAMDDATVENGCLWVLPGSHRQGYLYPQRSHENPDEFDFAEESYGFDDTDEVPVEVRTGTLVFFNGYLLHRSRKNRGDTFRRVLVSHYCNAWSLLPWSLREGERPASADRRCIVPVSGVDPYAWKGYDPPPKSVSLRTCKAVQQMEASDAS, translated from the coding sequence ATGAACTTTGAAGCAAGTGCACCGATTGAGGTGCCGAAAATCGTATCTGATGAGCAGACACAGTCTTTTGTGGAAAATGGGTATCTTGTTGTACCGAATCTGCTCACCCTCGATGAAATAGAGGAGCTGCGGCAGGACACCGTCACGCTCGCGAAGGGCGGGCATCCGTGCGACACTCTAAAACCGATCCCTGATGATGTTAGCGATGCTGAGGCGATCAGCCGTATTCTCTGCATTCATCAACCGCATTTTGTCAGTCCAATCATTGAGAAGTACGTCAAGCACCCGAAAATCTGCGGTATTTTGAGCCAGATAGCTGCTGCGCATCTCCCGTATTGGGATGGAAGTGTTAAGTGCATGCAGTCCATGCTTTTTGTGAAACCGCCAAATTTTCAGGGGCAGGCGTGGCATCAGGACGAAATCTACATTCCGACGCGTGATCGTTCCTTAATTGGTGCTTGGATCGCGATGGATGATGCGACAGTCGAAAACGGGTGTTTATGGGTTCTTCCGGGTTCACATCGTCAAGGCTATCTCTATCCGCAGCGGTCTCATGAAAATCCAGATGAGTTTGATTTTGCAGAGGAAAGTTACGGTTTTGATGACACCGATGAGGTGCCGGTTGAAGTTAGAACGGGGACATTAGTTTTCTTCAATGGGTATCTGCTCCATCGGTCGCGCAAGAACCGTGGGGATACGTTTCGCAGGGTTTTGGTGAGCCATTACTGTAACGCGTGGTCGTTGTTGCCTTGGTCCCTTCGGGAAGGTGAGCGTCCAGCGAGTGCGGACCGGCGCTGCATTGTTCCTGTCTCTGGTGTTGATCCTTATGCGTGGAAAGGCTATGATCCACCACCGAAAAGCGTCTCTTTACGGACATGCAAAGCCGTTCAGCAAATGGAGGCATCAGATGCGAGTTGA